From Azospirillum baldaniorum, the proteins below share one genomic window:
- a CDS encoding ABC transporter substrate-binding protein produces the protein MLSSLQPRSRPPLRWSHLTKKARFALILAAAMLVTVLVSLVVRAGFLGDTAREPLTVAVVGPLSGPDAALGLALRKGAALRADTINAAGGIAGRPVVVKPFDDEGDKGKSLEIARRVSNDPSILAVIGHTPDATDSATAIYAQRQIPLIAPRPLVRPADAAPSPWLFSITLDRTHETRFLANYVRNVVGEPTVAIVREDSEQAASQAGQFDAILQRFGTKLVGQWTFAPGRGGAGALPALAQAVKEKMPTGAVVVIGSAVDSARVVVALRDAGVRNLIAGSSEMASSAFRTEIVAQTQANPKALTPEAYGHGLLVSSPVLFDTANERAQRFYGQYVKRFNAVPDWAAALGADGVDLIAGAIAKTNTATGKPDGEALRRAIADHDRAETAFQGTVGTWTFDNRGQATLPVMMASYNGLNPVAALTQLQPIREAGVSNFLEEVTKGRALYVNDRFMYKTDVIYTGVQLHEIRDLNPDTNEATLNLTIWFRYRGAFNPADVVFTNAVKPVELGKPYREERGEVTTYVAYRIEGRFALNVFDQRPPYGSQTVGVSFRHRTQNRNTVMFVTDVLGMSLVDTNDFVEKLKAMAAAETASAVDPGLADRFRRALEGESESSTLLDQLRAKRVLAPSPGWRLSRAWISQDVASVGSEGDPNYVGFGRPQPDFSRVDFGVVATPDSPAARDFIHRDFFVYIAIFSAVLAVFAAVMDRRDRGQFWKIQTLFMRILSWPLLLMSAGNIALDQAVATLPASGIAMVVNGVDVLWWIVPAILVDRTLERFVWTPLEIRTQRKIPGIVRRFSTLIVFGFAGCGIIAFVLKQPITSLLAASGLVGMVIGLAIQANIANVFSGIVLNIERPFQIGDSIQITDLVRGVVVDMTWRTVRIRNVAGFIVAMPNAKVSEATVINFSAVDRVSMKLEYYADARHDPGQMGGLLTTALQNADKVMPSATGGPPFVRYDGIRGVNGQWLCKYNLFFWVEDYDASFVVPELVWRSVYRTLAEAGIEPTPPDLMEAAGPAAVATNAQRRAIPA, from the coding sequence ATGCTGAGCTCGCTCCAGCCCCGCTCCCGGCCGCCGCTGCGCTGGTCGCACCTGACCAAGAAGGCGCGCTTCGCGCTGATCCTGGCGGCGGCGATGCTCGTCACGGTCCTGGTCTCCCTGGTCGTCCGCGCCGGCTTCCTCGGCGACACCGCGCGCGAGCCGCTGACCGTCGCCGTCGTCGGGCCGCTCAGCGGGCCGGACGCGGCGCTCGGGCTAGCCCTGCGCAAGGGGGCGGCGCTGCGCGCCGACACCATCAACGCGGCGGGCGGCATCGCCGGCCGTCCCGTGGTGGTCAAGCCCTTCGACGATGAGGGGGACAAGGGCAAGTCGCTGGAGATCGCCCGGCGCGTCTCCAACGATCCCTCCATCCTCGCGGTGATCGGCCACACGCCCGACGCCACCGACAGCGCGACCGCGATCTACGCCCAGCGCCAGATCCCGCTGATCGCCCCGCGCCCGCTGGTCCGCCCGGCCGACGCCGCGCCAAGCCCCTGGCTGTTCAGCATCACGCTGGACCGCACGCACGAGACGCGCTTCCTCGCCAACTACGTGCGCAACGTGGTGGGCGAGCCGACCGTCGCCATCGTGCGCGAGGACAGCGAGCAGGCCGCCTCCCAGGCCGGACAGTTCGACGCGATCCTCCAGCGCTTCGGCACCAAGCTGGTCGGCCAGTGGACCTTCGCGCCGGGCCGCGGCGGTGCCGGCGCCCTGCCGGCGCTGGCCCAGGCGGTGAAGGAGAAGATGCCGACCGGCGCCGTCGTCGTCATCGGCTCGGCGGTGGACAGCGCGCGGGTGGTGGTGGCGCTGCGCGACGCCGGGGTGCGCAACCTGATCGCCGGCAGCTCGGAGATGGCCTCGTCGGCTTTCCGCACCGAGATCGTCGCCCAAACTCAGGCCAACCCGAAGGCATTGACCCCGGAAGCCTACGGCCACGGCCTGCTGGTGTCCTCGCCCGTGCTGTTCGACACGGCGAACGAGCGGGCGCAGCGCTTTTACGGCCAGTATGTGAAGCGCTTCAACGCGGTGCCCGACTGGGCGGCGGCGCTGGGCGCCGACGGCGTGGACCTCATCGCCGGAGCCATCGCGAAGACAAACACCGCCACCGGCAAGCCGGACGGCGAGGCGCTGCGCCGCGCCATCGCCGACCACGACCGCGCCGAGACCGCCTTTCAGGGCACGGTCGGCACCTGGACCTTCGACAATCGCGGACAGGCGACCCTGCCGGTGATGATGGCCTCCTACAACGGCCTGAACCCGGTGGCGGCGCTGACCCAGCTCCAGCCGATCCGCGAGGCCGGAGTCTCCAACTTCCTGGAGGAGGTCACCAAGGGCCGGGCGCTCTACGTCAACGACCGCTTCATGTACAAGACGGACGTCATCTACACCGGCGTCCAGCTCCACGAGATCCGCGACCTGAACCCGGACACCAACGAGGCGACGCTGAACCTGACGATCTGGTTCCGCTACCGCGGCGCCTTCAACCCGGCGGACGTCGTCTTCACCAACGCGGTCAAGCCGGTCGAGCTGGGCAAGCCCTACCGCGAGGAGCGCGGCGAGGTCACCACCTACGTCGCCTACCGGATCGAGGGACGCTTCGCCCTGAACGTCTTCGACCAGCGCCCGCCCTACGGCAGCCAGACGGTCGGCGTCAGCTTCCGCCACCGGACGCAGAACCGCAACACGGTGATGTTCGTCACCGACGTGCTCGGCATGTCGCTGGTCGACACCAACGACTTCGTGGAGAAGCTGAAGGCGATGGCCGCGGCGGAGACCGCGTCCGCCGTCGATCCCGGCCTCGCCGACCGCTTCCGCCGCGCGCTGGAGGGCGAGAGCGAAAGCTCCACCCTGCTCGACCAGCTCCGCGCCAAGCGGGTGCTGGCGCCGTCGCCCGGCTGGCGCCTGTCGCGCGCCTGGATCTCGCAAGACGTCGCCTCGGTCGGCAGCGAGGGCGATCCCAACTACGTCGGCTTCGGGCGTCCGCAGCCGGACTTCTCGCGCGTCGATTTCGGCGTGGTCGCGACACCGGACTCCCCGGCGGCGCGTGACTTCATCCACCGCGACTTCTTCGTCTACATCGCCATCTTCAGCGCCGTGCTGGCGGTCTTCGCCGCCGTCATGGACCGCCGCGACCGCGGCCAGTTCTGGAAGATCCAGACGCTGTTCATGCGCATCCTGTCCTGGCCGCTGCTGCTGATGTCCGCCGGCAACATCGCGCTGGACCAGGCGGTGGCGACGCTGCCAGCCAGCGGAATCGCCATGGTGGTGAACGGCGTCGACGTGCTGTGGTGGATCGTGCCGGCCATCCTGGTCGACCGCACGCTGGAACGCTTCGTCTGGACCCCGCTGGAGATCCGCACCCAGCGCAAGATCCCCGGCATCGTCCGCCGCTTCTCCACCCTGATCGTCTTCGGCTTCGCCGGCTGCGGCATCATCGCCTTCGTCCTGAAGCAGCCGATCACCAGCCTGCTCGCCGCCTCCGGCCTCGTCGGCATGGTCATCGGCCTCGCCATCCAGGCCAACATCGCCAACGTCTTCTCCGGCATCGTCCTGAACATCGAGCGGCCGTTCCAGATCGGCGACAGCATCCAGATCACCGATCTGGTGCGCGGCGTCGTGGTCGACATGACGTGGCGCACGGTGCGGATACGCAACGTCGCCGGCTTCATCGTCGCCATGCCCAACGCCAAGGTGTCGGAGGCGACCGTCATCAATTTCAGCGCGGTCGACCGGGTGTCGATGAAGCTGGAATATTATGCCGACGCCCGCCACGACCCCGGCCAGATGGGCGGCCTGCTGACCACCGCCCTGCAGAACGCCGACAAGGTGATGCCCAGCGCCACCGGCGGCCCGCCCTTCGTCCGCTACGACGGCATCCGCGGCGTCAACGGGCAATGGTTGTGCAAGTACAACCTGTTCTTCTGGGTCGAGGATTACGACGCCAGCTTCGTCGTGCCGGAGCTGGTTTGGCGGTCCGTCTACCGCACGCTGGCCGAAGCCGGCATCGAGCCGACCCCGCCCGACCTGATGGAGGCCGCCGGCCCCGCCGCGGTCGCCACCAACGCCCAGCGCCGGGCGATTCCGGCATGA
- a CDS encoding type VI secretion system protein, with translation MVLLMLTLELVLSTIGSAIVTLLSFAVTLAPYALLALPLYIFYRLGRMVWPKLRGWRRKPAAKGTGQKKAPARRAAPPAPLRVRAEAPPPTKAAANTPPNARVYGEGLDILTRQMRGPLRRGDIPWFLAFGVGGPALLATDPTHVRWPEDGNGENGCWWFCEGAAILHVGADSADGSRLGASWPALVAAMRKRPMRRPLDGVLLMVGADELRAAAERPGPRDALAKRGAALRERLRTLRDDLGVVGPVHVVVVRAESLDGFTDLCAAMPSALLDGVLGWTNPQDWAKPFEPRRIDEAFEAIAADIAVLEADAFAAGTAGVRLPLLPAALDTLRHPLALFLDGVLGGDDQTEPFPLRGIALTGAYAPATGGRRPVFARNLLPGRAFAEAGYGRPSDAAYQQAHKRRRMAQAALAASVAGLSVAAWQGVSSVSAGSPPVVAATADLRRALLARDAVTDGALAGRVIAATAAMERSPLATPLLPTSLFSTFDEDKKRLASVTLRRSVLRPIRDALLPSATMADLPPVANPQKVEDLPAFRRLAEQLDRIGGRRDALERYDRFRRNSGFDELNALAESVYGAVPRSPMTATDGYITRIAAGADLPNLDARTIAAAVRAESVQLAAPLAEELYGRNPLRQRAEALAERLRGLPETPTAEDVDDVRRLTGAVAEAVAWPIAGALQEPARGLPDAIRVALQKAAIADLPGRDTTDRITEALSTAATGARAAVLALDAPQTGALFAVADGGALVLNPAVTALPDALAAALPAAVPDAPPAEAVKPDETKPAASKPAEPKPAEPKPILPEAEPAKPVAAAPPLPPRPAPSPEPAAPPPAAPPSANVEPPAVVAHLPVPPRMPVETPVPDGDAALSKLSAAFTQTLAGRFPFVGSEQARGASDADPQDVRRFYRQLDEHRAAVMRTATPEVAAFMERMEAARLLLEAVARPAPVSVRLTYGANRAQEVGAEHIIDWSVRSGASAVGASANGGTLAWTPGQPVLLSARWAAGSPFRPKGAPAGGTAAATGDTITLAERGPWALLRLLKSHAPSSSRDGLLLRVALPTQTIEGQPVRDTVLVLGAAVSTGGRNELPARALDLPARFPQR, from the coding sequence ATGGTCCTACTGATGCTCACGCTGGAGCTGGTGCTCTCCACCATCGGCTCCGCCATCGTCACTCTGCTGTCCTTCGCCGTCACGCTGGCGCCCTATGCGCTGCTGGCGCTGCCGCTCTACATCTTCTACCGCCTCGGCCGGATGGTCTGGCCGAAGCTGCGCGGCTGGCGGCGCAAGCCCGCCGCCAAGGGCACCGGCCAAAAGAAGGCGCCCGCGCGCCGGGCCGCCCCGCCGGCGCCGCTGCGCGTCCGCGCCGAGGCCCCTCCCCCCACGAAGGCCGCCGCCAACACGCCGCCCAACGCCCGCGTCTATGGCGAGGGGCTGGACATCCTGACGCGGCAGATGCGCGGTCCCCTGCGCCGCGGCGATATCCCGTGGTTCCTCGCCTTCGGCGTCGGCGGCCCGGCCCTGCTCGCCACCGACCCGACCCATGTCCGCTGGCCCGAGGACGGCAACGGCGAGAACGGCTGCTGGTGGTTCTGCGAAGGGGCCGCGATCCTGCACGTCGGCGCCGACTCCGCCGACGGCTCCCGGCTGGGCGCGTCCTGGCCGGCGCTGGTCGCGGCGATGCGCAAGCGGCCGATGCGCCGCCCGCTGGACGGCGTCCTGCTGATGGTCGGCGCCGACGAGCTGCGCGCCGCCGCCGAGCGCCCCGGCCCGCGCGACGCGCTGGCCAAGCGGGGCGCCGCCCTGCGGGAGCGCTTGCGGACCCTGCGCGACGATCTCGGCGTGGTCGGCCCGGTGCATGTGGTCGTGGTCCGCGCCGAGTCCCTGGACGGCTTCACCGACCTTTGCGCCGCCATGCCCTCCGCCCTGCTGGACGGCGTGCTGGGATGGACCAACCCCCAGGACTGGGCCAAGCCCTTCGAGCCGCGCCGCATCGACGAGGCGTTCGAGGCCATCGCCGCGGACATCGCCGTTCTGGAGGCCGACGCCTTCGCCGCCGGCACCGCCGGGGTGCGCCTGCCGCTGCTGCCGGCAGCCCTGGACACGCTGCGCCATCCGCTGGCGCTGTTCCTCGACGGCGTTCTGGGCGGCGACGACCAGACCGAGCCCTTCCCGCTGCGCGGCATCGCCCTGACCGGCGCCTACGCCCCGGCCACCGGCGGGCGCCGCCCGGTCTTCGCCCGCAACCTGCTGCCGGGCCGCGCCTTCGCCGAGGCCGGCTACGGGCGGCCGTCCGACGCCGCCTACCAGCAGGCCCACAAGCGCCGCCGGATGGCCCAGGCCGCGCTCGCCGCCTCGGTCGCCGGCCTGTCGGTCGCCGCGTGGCAGGGCGTGTCCAGCGTATCCGCCGGCAGCCCGCCGGTCGTCGCGGCCACCGCCGACCTGCGCCGGGCGCTGCTGGCGCGCGATGCCGTCACCGACGGGGCTCTGGCCGGTCGGGTGATCGCCGCCACCGCGGCGATGGAGCGCAGTCCCCTCGCCACGCCGCTGCTGCCGACCTCGCTGTTCAGCACCTTCGACGAGGACAAGAAGCGGCTCGCCTCCGTCACGCTGCGCCGCTCGGTGCTGCGGCCGATCCGCGACGCCCTGCTGCCCAGCGCCACCATGGCCGACCTGCCGCCGGTCGCCAACCCGCAGAAGGTCGAAGACCTCCCCGCCTTCCGCCGGCTCGCCGAGCAGCTCGACCGCATCGGCGGGCGGCGCGACGCGCTGGAGCGCTACGACCGCTTCCGCCGCAACAGCGGCTTCGACGAGCTGAACGCGCTGGCCGAAAGCGTCTACGGCGCCGTCCCCCGGTCGCCGATGACGGCGACGGACGGCTACATCACCCGCATCGCGGCGGGCGCCGACCTGCCCAACCTCGACGCCCGGACCATCGCCGCGGCGGTGCGCGCGGAATCGGTGCAGCTCGCCGCCCCGCTGGCCGAGGAGTTGTACGGCCGCAACCCGCTCCGCCAGCGCGCCGAGGCCCTGGCCGAGCGGCTGCGCGGCCTGCCGGAGACGCCGACCGCCGAGGATGTCGACGACGTCCGCCGCCTCACCGGCGCCGTCGCCGAGGCCGTCGCCTGGCCCATCGCCGGCGCCTTGCAGGAGCCCGCGCGCGGCCTGCCCGACGCGATCCGGGTGGCGCTCCAGAAGGCCGCCATCGCCGATCTGCCGGGCCGCGACACCACCGACCGCATCACCGAGGCCCTGTCCACCGCCGCGACCGGCGCCCGCGCCGCCGTCCTGGCGCTCGACGCGCCGCAGACCGGCGCCCTGTTCGCGGTGGCTGACGGCGGAGCGTTGGTTCTCAACCCGGCGGTGACCGCGCTGCCGGACGCCCTGGCCGCCGCCCTGCCCGCAGCGGTTCCCGACGCTCCCCCCGCCGAAGCCGTCAAGCCGGACGAAACCAAGCCCGCTGCATCCAAACCCGCGGAACCGAAGCCCGCGGAACCGAAGCCCATTTTGCCCGAGGCGGAGCCGGCCAAGCCGGTCGCGGCGGCCCCTCCTCTGCCTCCGCGGCCGGCCCCGTCGCCGGAACCCGCGGCGCCACCGCCCGCCGCGCCACCATCCGCTAATGTGGAGCCGCCGGCCGTCGTCGCGCATCTGCCGGTCCCGCCCAGAATGCCGGTGGAAACCCCGGTTCCGGACGGCGACGCCGCCCTGTCGAAGCTGTCCGCCGCCTTCACGCAGACCCTCGCCGGGCGCTTCCCCTTCGTCGGCTCCGAACAGGCGCGCGGCGCGTCCGACGCCGACCCGCAGGACGTCCGCCGCTTCTACCGGCAGCTCGACGAGCACCGGGCGGCGGTGATGCGGACCGCGACCCCCGAGGTCGCCGCCTTCATGGAGCGGATGGAGGCCGCCCGTCTCCTGCTGGAGGCCGTCGCCCGCCCGGCGCCGGTCAGCGTCCGCCTCACCTACGGCGCCAACCGCGCGCAGGAGGTCGGGGCGGAGCACATCATCGACTGGTCGGTGCGTTCCGGCGCCAGCGCGGTGGGGGCTTCGGCCAACGGCGGGACGCTCGCCTGGACGCCGGGCCAGCCGGTCCTGCTGAGCGCCCGCTGGGCCGCCGGGTCGCCCTTCCGTCCGAAGGGCGCGCCGGCGGGTGGAACCGCCGCGGCAACCGGCGACACCATCACCCTGGCCGAGCGCGGGCCGTGGGCGCTGCTGCGCCTGCTGAAGAGCCACGCTCCGTCGTCGTCGCGGGACGGCCTGCTGCTGCGCGTCGCCCTGCCCACGCAGACCATCGAGGGACAGCCGGTGCGTGACACCGTCCTGGTCCTGGGGGCGGCGGTCAGCACGGGCGGGCGCAACGAACTTCCGGCGCGCGCCCTCGACCTGCCGGCCCGCTTCCCGCAAAGGTAG
- a CDS encoding YcjF family protein produces MVDRKKRAQELIKYHSYASGAFGLIPVPGADVAAVSVAQLNLIHKLAKLYEIEFAQERTRAIIGALMGGVMPGALSSSVLGSAVKAVPFIGTALGVAVMPALSLAATQALGRVFAQHFETGGTLLDFDVETMREHFRKEFEAARNDAAKNEAGEAPAAAPQMEEQPVQKAG; encoded by the coding sequence ATGGTAGACCGCAAGAAGCGCGCCCAGGAACTGATCAAGTATCACAGCTACGCCTCGGGTGCCTTCGGACTCATCCCCGTTCCCGGCGCGGACGTCGCCGCGGTCAGCGTGGCCCAGCTCAACCTGATCCATAAGCTCGCCAAGCTCTATGAGATCGAGTTCGCGCAGGAGCGCACCCGCGCGATCATCGGCGCGCTGATGGGCGGCGTCATGCCCGGCGCGCTCAGCTCCAGCGTGCTCGGCTCCGCCGTGAAGGCTGTCCCGTTCATCGGCACCGCCCTGGGCGTCGCCGTCATGCCGGCCCTGTCGCTGGCCGCCACCCAGGCGCTCGGCCGCGTGTTCGCGCAGCACTTCGAGACCGGCGGCACGCTGCTGGACTTCGACGTCGAGACGATGCGCGAGCATTTCCGCAAGGAGTTCGAGGCCGCCCGGAACGACGCCGCCAAGAACGAGGCCGGCGAGGCCCCCGCCGCGGCGCCGCAGATGGAAGAGCAGCCGGTCCAGAAGGCCGGCTAA